A genomic stretch from Hemicordylus capensis ecotype Gifberg chromosome 5, rHemCap1.1.pri, whole genome shotgun sequence includes:
- the LRIT3 gene encoding leucine-rich repeat, immunoglobulin-like domain and transmembrane domain-containing protein 3, whose protein sequence is MYLVATVCIMMSFLEEVNGFCPSQCTCIYHGRSDGTGTRSVLCNDPDMFEIPVNVPVDTVKLRIEKTVIRKIPTEAFYYLVDLKYLWLTYNSLASIDTSSFYNLKQLHELRLDGNLLSNFPWESLAEMPNLRTLDLHNNKVTSIPAEASRYLRNLTYLDLSSNKLTSLPSDLMDTWLALSEAGLPRNADSVTQRVIIGLQDNPWYCDCRISKLIEFSKIVDTTVVLLDPFVACSGPESLAGILFQRAELEQCLKPSVMTSATKITSPLGSNVLLRCDATGYPTPQLTWVRSDNIPVNYTVIQESPGDGVRWSIISLTGISYKDAGDYRCKAKNLAGMSEASVTVSVVGVVTTLSPLRFGKKTGTDQPNTTQEEFKQESLNATTSPLPAVSTLLATTAVATTEKSTTTTDKKEPKSMPDGKRNSKTVSNGSKKQPDDTSVKNNGTSLSAATTEQTVAVKNLRVIPETDERVTLMWKTANAASNSALTVLYSKYGGKDMLPLSTDPAKNKVTIDGLEPGTQYMACVCPKGTPPTKDQCIVFSTEGMSVEEDSQVSILLVASGVACVVVLPVIFFLLYKVFMLHRKPKLTGEADHEKETYVKFETLSLKPRSVGAGGELWARRNTEESERLLLCSRSSMDSQMTFKSEGSRSEYFC, encoded by the exons ATGTATCTGGTTGCCACCGTCTGCATCATGATGAGCTTTTTGGAAGAAGTGAATGGTTTCTGTCCTTCTCAGTGCACTTGCATTTACCACGGCAGAAGTGATGGCACGGGAACAAG GTCTGTGCTATGCAATGATCCTGATATGTTTGAGATCCCGGTAAACGTTCCTGTAGATACAGTAAAACTCCGGATAGAAAAGACTGTCATACGAAAGATCCCAACAGAAGCCTTCTACTACTTGGTGGATCTCAAGTACCTGTGGCTCACCTACAACTCTTTGGCTAGCATTGACACCAGCAGTTTTTATAACTTAAAGCAGCTGCATGAGTTGCGTCTTGATGGGAATTTGCTTTCAAATTTTCCTTGGGAATCTTTGGCCGAGATGCCCAACCTACGAACCCTTGATTTACACAACAATAAAGTGACCAGTATTCCAGCTGAAGCTAGCAGGTATCTGAGAAACCTCACTTACTTGGATTTATCAAGCAACAAATTAACTTCCCTGCCATCAGACCTTATGGATACATGGCTTGCTCTTTCTGAAGCAGGATTGCCTAGAAATGCAGACTCAGTAACACAGAGGGTCATAATAG GTTTGCAGGACAATCCATGGTACTGTGACTGTCGGATTTCAAAGCTAATTGAATTTTCCAAAATTGTGGATACCACAGTTGTGCTTCTGGACCCTTTTGTGGCCTGTAGTGGACCTGAGAGTCTGGCTGGTATCTTATTTCAAAGGGCAGAACTGGAACAGTGTTTGAAACCATCAGTCATGACTTCAGCCACAAAGATCACCTCACCCCTAGGAAGCAACGTCCTGCTACGCTGTGATGCAACTGGCTATCCTACCCCACAACTTACCTGGGTTAGATCAGACAACATACCAGTGAACTATACAG TTATTCAAGAAAGTCCAGGAGATGGTGTCCGATGGTCCATCATAAGCCTGACCGGCATTTCTTACAAGGATGCAGGTGACTACAGATGCAAAGCCAAAAATTTGGCTGGAATGTCAGAAGCTTCTGTTACTGTCAGTGTGGTCGGTGTTGTCACTACACTGTCTCCCCTAAGGTTTGGGAAGAAGACTGGAACAGACCAGCCAAACACCACCCAAGAAGAGTTCAAACAAGAATCTTTAAATGCAACCACTTCTCCTCTTCCTGCAGTATCAACGCTGCTTGCCACAACAGCAGTGGCTACCACTGAAAAGTCTACAACCACCACTGACAAAAAGGAACCCAAGTCCATGCCTGATGGAAAAAGGAATTCCAAGACTGTTTCCAATGGAAGCAAAAAGCAACCAGATGATACCAGTGTGAAGAATAATGGCACATCACTCAGTGCAGCAACAACTGAGCAAACAGTTGCAGTAAAGAACTTAAGAGTCATCCCTGAAACCGATGAAAGAGTGACTTTAATGTGGAAAACTGCCAATGCTGCAAGCAACTCTGCCCTGACCGTGCTGTACTCCAAGTATGGGGGAAAAGACATGCTTCCGCTGAGCACAGACCCCGCAAAAAACAAAGTGACCATTGATGGTTTAGAGCCCGGCACACAGTACATGGCCTGCGTATGTCCCAAAGGGACTCCACCCACAAAAGATCAATGCATTGTTTTCTCCACTGAAGGAATGAGTGTGGAAGAGGATTCTCAGGTTTCCATTTTGCTGGTGGCTAGTGGAGTAGCTTGTGTTGTTGTTCTAcccgtgattttttttttactgtataaAGTCTTCATGCTTCACAGGAAACCAAAGTTGACTGGGGAAGCTGACCATGAAAAAGAGACCTATGTCAAATTTGAAACTCTGTCCCTTAAACCGCGCTCTGTGGGAGCAGGTGGGGAGCTCTGGGCTCGCCGGAACACTGAGGAGTCAGAAAGGCTGCTACTTTGTTCAAGATCAAGCATGGATTCTCAGATGACATTCAAAAGTGAAGGTTCACGGTCAGAGTACTTCTGCTGA